The following coding sequences are from one Sciurus carolinensis chromosome 11, mSciCar1.2, whole genome shotgun sequence window:
- the Oosp2 gene encoding oocyte-secreted protein 2, whose product MKAPGKLALILLAAVTLFGYSAPTGVKVYCSLTWLQVNLKALTIGDWYLLPDEAFLGYGCPVTNVEEDVYMFLYPTSDCGIQTRSGQIIGFSILPNVLPEPFQMRVIVVMFLYRDPSLSTKMNEVKAQSNGVG is encoded by the exons ATGAAGGCTCCCGGGAAGCTAGCTTTAATTCTCCTTGCTGCCGTGACTTTGTTTGGATACAGTGCACCCACAG GCGTAAAGGTCTACTGTAGTCTCACATGGCTGCAAGTCAACCTTAAAGCACTGACAATTGGCGATTGGTATTTGCTTCCTGATGAAGCGTTTCTGGGATATGGATGTCCTGTAACCAACGTGGAGGAGGATGTTTACATGTTTTTATACCCTACAAGTGACTGTGGCATCCAAACTCGG tcAGGGCAAATCATTGGGTTCTCCATTTTACCAAATGTACTACCAGAGCCATTTCAAATGCGGGTAATTGTCGTTATGTTCCTGTACCGAGATCCTTCTCTATCCACGAAGATGAACGAAGTCAAG gcccagagcaatggagttggctga
- the Oosp1 gene encoding putative oocyte-secreted protein 1 homolog — protein MKTFLGLGVLFLLLSLMWICAGDLSAIFVRCSSSWFFARITPTVFYNVHMNHDEAFLGNNCPVTYFVPNYYYEFFYRPQACGIKVEILQEVILLKTKLKYVSRNSTVRAEIPLMCVFRNHYPLPTKLGRNRNKPGNITEGETEERINVTDEDTGATSTTLSCNNPNATDPCLPNDCTFVIRGETELFTPPLRANF, from the exons ATGAAGACTTTCCTGGGATTAGGggttctctttctcctcctttctttgaTGTGGATTTGTGCCGGGGACTTGTCAG CCATTTTCGTGCGATGCTCCAGCAGCTGGTTCTTCGCCAGAATCACACCCACTGTATTTTACAACGTGCACATGAACCACGATGAGGCATTTCTGGGAAACAACTGCCCTGTAACCTACTTCGTGCCAAATTATTACTACGAGTTTTTCTACCGTCCTCAAGCCTGCGGTATCAAAGTTGAA ATTCTCCAAGAAGTTATTCTGCTTAAAACTAAACTCAAGTATGTCTCAAGAAACTCTACTGTCCGAGCTGAAATACCTTTGATGTGTGTTTTCCGCAA tcATTATCCTCTTCCTACTAAATTGGGAAGGAACAGGAACAAACCTGGCAATATTACTGAGggggaaacagaagagagaataaaCGTTACAGATGAAGACACAGGAGCTACTTCTACAACATTGTCATG taaTAATCCAAATGCTACAGACCCTTGTTTGCCAAATGATTGTACCTTTGTCATAAGAGGAGAAACTGAACTGTTCACCCCTCCATTGAGAGCCAACTTTTGA